Below is a genomic region from Roseovarius arcticus.
TCAGCTTCAAATCCGATATTCAGATCAAGATTCTTCGAACGCTCGCCGAGGGCTTCAAAGATGAAGAGCGCAGCATTTTCAACCGTTGGACGGCAGCAACGCGGGACAAACCCGCCATTAGCTTTATCGTAGCTAACGGCAGGTTTAGGAAATGCCGACACGAATTAACCTCGAAGATTGCTCTTCCTTTCTGCGCTGACAAAACCATACGGACGCCAATTCAGACGGCTGTCCTTCGCAGTGACCTACAACAGTGCTTCGCTTTCAAAGGCCAGACGAGGGTTCGAAGCCAAGCAATTCAAAAGTCATTTTGCCGTCAACGTTGAATTTCTGCACTGTTTCGCCGACACGCACCGCCGTAAGGCAGCGATAACGCCCCTTGTCTGCCGCCATAGATACGCAAACCTGATTGTTGTCAGTAATTGCATAGGTCCCGGTGCCCTTCCAGCCGCCGTTTGTTAGCTCGCCATCTAAGACATTGCTTGGGTCGTAGAAGAAACGAAACTCTTTCTCCCCCGATTTGGCGGTTACGACTTTTCCAACAATCAACTCGGCGATCTGGTCCGCGTTGAGCATTTCGCCACCGTTGTTGATCGCGGTTTCCAATTCTGTTCCGGCGAAGGCGACGCCGCCCGCCAAGACGAAAACGGTCGCCGTCGCGTATGCTTTCAAATGTGTCACGTCAGTTCTCCAATGTTTCTAATGCGTTATCTGGGCGATTGCCCATGTAACTGTGTTAGGCTGTGCAGGTTGAGTCAGCTTGATCGAAAGCTGATATTTTCTGACATCGAGATGACAATCCCCAAAGATCATTGAGAAAAAGATCGGCGGAGGGGTAGAGTGACTGATGTATTCTTTTGATGACCTTCAGTTTGACCCGGCTACCGGTGGATTATCGCAGAGTGGAAAGCCCATCGCTCTGGAACCCCAAGCCATACGGCTATTGGAGGTTTTGATCCGACACCGGGATCGGATCGTCAGCAAAGAAGACCTTATCGAGGAAATCTGGGATGGGCGCGCCATCACTGACGCCGCGCTCAATACGCGTGTTCGGTCGGTCCGTAGAGCCTTGGGCGATACTGCGACCACCTCCAAATTTGTCAAAACCTTTCCCAAACGGGGGTTCCAGTTTGTCGCTGAGGTAACAACTGGCGAGGCTGCGACGAGCACGCCACCTAAACACTCAAGACGTTTTATGATTGCAACTGCATTGGCTTTTGCGATGGCTATCGTCTTTTTTGCTGTGAACCTGTTCATCACGGCACCCAAAACGCTTGCGACAGAAAAACCTTCGTTGGCCGTCGTGCAGTTTGAAAACCTTGATGGAAAAAATGGAGCACAGTATTTTGTCGATGGATTGACGGACGACTTGATTGCGCACCTTTCGCGCCATCGAGAGCTATTTGTTGTGTCACGTGCGACTATGTTTTCCTATGCAGAAAGCTCAACCACACCTGTGGAAATCGCACGCGATTTAGGCGTTGGATATGTGGTGCGCGGAAGCGTGCGTCGAGACGGTGATCAAGTGCGGGTCAGTGCCGAGTTAATAGATATCGATGCCAACAAGACTATTTGGGCAGAAGCCTTTGATCGCAGGCTCACTGATATCTTCGCCGTTCAGGACGAAATCAGCCAAGCGATTGCTGGCCAGTTGCTCCCTGAGATATATGCGTCTGACGCTGTTCGGGTAAGAGACAAACCGACCGAGGATATGGGCGCGTGGGACCTATTTTTACGCGGGCGGAGCAGTCAGGAAATTTACTCAAAAGACGCGCAGGAAGATGCGGTGCGTTATGCGCAGCAGGCGATTGATCGTGATCCGGAATTTGCGACTGCATACAGCCTGTTGGCGCGCGCACTCGGCACTATGTTTTTCTTTCAATGGACTGAGAACCCGCATGATACGCTGGTGTCTG
It encodes:
- a CDS encoding winged helix-turn-helix domain-containing protein, encoding MYSFDDLQFDPATGGLSQSGKPIALEPQAIRLLEVLIRHRDRIVSKEDLIEEIWDGRAITDAALNTRVRSVRRALGDTATTSKFVKTFPKRGFQFVAEVTTGEAATSTPPKHSRRFMIATALAFAMAIVFFAVNLFITAPKTLATEKPSLAVVQFENLDGKNGAQYFVDGLTDDLIAHLSRHRELFVVSRATMFSYAESSTTPVEIARDLGVGYVVRGSVRRDGDQVRVSAELIDIDANKTIWAEAFDRRLTDIFAVQDEISQAIAGQLLPEIYASDAVRVRDKPTEDMGAWDLFLRGRSSQEIYSKDAQEDAVRYAQQAIDRDPEFATAYSLLARALGTMFFFQWTENPHDTLVSATEAAKRAIELDDQDAQAHAALGYLYRFTGDADPAIANLERAVALNPNDARIRLELAHTLDWFRFQDRALPQIDMALKLSPRDPLLQNMYFYKGHILFHLGRHEEALEAARQLGTVATSNTWRVFHHLLRAANLIELDQPEDAMVAIGAALAINPKLSVLAMQRQFAGSRNHPENRRIWLESLQKAGLPEQ